In Bombus huntii isolate Logan2020A unplaced genomic scaffold, iyBomHunt1.1 ctg00000082.1, whole genome shotgun sequence, a single genomic region encodes these proteins:
- the LOC126876535 gene encoding uncharacterized protein LOC126876535, with protein MLKHILTVQPSSAGSRHQHNDYQASSGSLHSGHHHHHHSGHQQDQQQHHHYNQNSNVRGTTGGSQGWGIDVYDSVVHQRANVHQAATTPSSTHRHPLNHSQLSVNNLSQRLNHSHALNLSTLSTSKHSVNSVSPVAGGNNNNNNNNLSTTLGVISPAPLHQDSRPKANGGFDISRLSRLPSQATPSPAPALQGTTTGGQLTGPGSTAYPLNASWSSSLSRNHKDHEVSAKETLTSLGLLCLVSLLLALLSLIFLLKISPLTVTPSSLISPKEYTIVYEVTLALCALALSLNLCCLLMCAIQFLFTVKLVKTSYQGHWSNKYLQKSSISRICAVGGFFISIPVFLTGMILYTFIQFYSTPVIGVTPAIVTSVFIGLGIVFCGCAMVHNVFVWQREKTNAVKALAREQCEAAVQLQRQQQLQQHQNQHQLQQQQQLRGPLTIHHAGCPTKVGPVTNQLNTSHATHGRAAQYQHYHHHHHHRHVSMSPPLLLLSSPAPIAATHNHLNVSGHRNVVTPPDTPADRSPPSPGNKLNRSQHLPREATGSVSPGLPAATLDLSSAATTNSPHELSTLV; from the exons ATGCTGAAGCATATCCTGACGGTGCAACCGTCGTCAGCGGGCTCCAGGCACCAGCACAATGACTACCAGGCGAGCTCGGGCTCGTTGCACAGCggccaccaccaccaccatcatTCTGGTCACCAACAGGATCAACAGCAACACCATCATTACAACCAAAACAGCAACGTTCGTGGAACGACAGGGGGAAGCCAAGGATGGGGAATCGACGTTTACGACTCGGTGGTCCATCAAAGAGCCAACGTGCATCAGGCTGCCACCACGCCATCTTCCACTCACAGACACCCTTTGAATCATTCTCAGTTGAGCGTGAACAATCTTTCTCAACGATTGAATCACTCGCACGCTCTTAATCTGTCCACGTTGTCCACGTCGAAGCATTCTGTGAACAGCGTCAGTCCTGTTGCCGGTGggaataacaataacaataataataatctgtcGACTACATTGGGGGTGATATCCCCGGCGCCGCTGCACCAGGACAGCAGACCTAAAGCGAATGGAGGCTTTGATATCTCGAGACTGTCCAGATTACCCAGTCAGGCGACACCTTCGCCTGCACCTGCTCTTCAGGGTACGACTACCGGGGGACAGTTAACCGGTCCCGGTTCCACGGCGtaccccttgaacgcttcctGGTCGTCGTCCCTGTCAAGGAATCACAAGGACCACGAGGTTAGCGCGAAAGAGACGTTGACCAGTTTGGGTTTATTGTGTCTAGTGTCGTTGTTACTGGCGCTACTCTCGTTGATCTTCTTGCTGAAGATCTCACCGTTAACGGTGACGCCGAGTAGCCTGATCAGCCCGAAAGAGTATACGATTGTCTACGAGGTGACGTTAGCGCTGTGCGCACTCGCCCTCTCCCTAAACCTCTGCTGTCTCCTCATGTGCGCTATACAGTTCCTCTTCACTGTGAAACTCGTCAAGACTTCGTATCAAGGACATTG gaGTAACAAGTACCTGCAAAAATCATCCATCAGCCGGATATGTGCTGTCGGAGggtttttcattagcattccCGTCTTTCTAACTG gtatgatattgtatacattcaTCCAGTTTTATTCGACGCCG GTAATTGGTGTCACACCGGCAATCGTTACGTCCGTTTTCATAGGCCTTGGCATCGTGTTTTGTGGATGCGCAATGGTCCATAACGTCTTCGTGTGGCAGAGG GAGAAGACGAATGCCGTGAAGGCGTTAGCGCGCGAACAGTGCGAAGCGGCGGTACAGCTGCAGCGTCAGCAGCAGCTGCAACAGCACCAGAACCAGCACCAgctacaacagcaacaacaactacGTGGCCCGTTAACCATCCACCATGCTGGCTGCCCAACGAAAGTCGGGCCCGTGACGAACCAACTAAATACCAGCCACGCAACGCACGGCCGAGCTGCACAGTACCAACActatcatcaccatcatcatcatcgacaCGTGTCAATGTCTCCACCGCTCTTGTTGCTCTCATCGCCAGCTCCGATCGCGGCGACGCACAATCATCTGAACGTGAGCGGACACAGAAACGTGGTTACGCCACCGGATACACCAGCAGATAGATCGCCACCGAGTCCTGGAAATAAGCTAAATAGATCGCAGCATTTGCCACGGGAAGCAACCGGCAGCGTCAGTCCTGGTCTTCCGGCTGCCACATTGGATCTAAGTAGCGCAGCAACCACCAATAGTCCGCATGAATTGTCCACGttagtttag